The Phaeocystidibacter marisrubri genomic interval GATTTATTTCGCCTTTTTCAGGGTAAAGGAGAAAGTTGATCCAACGCCTTCAGTACTGCGAACATTAATGGTTTGCTTGTGTGCGTCGATGATGTGCTTTACAATGGCAAGACCGAGTCCAGAACCCGCGATGTCTCTTGAACGGCTCTTGTCCACACGGTAAAAACGCTCAAAGATTCGTGGTACATCATTTTCGGGAATACCCAGTCCGTCGTCAGACACTTCGATGAGGTATTTGTCGGCCATATCAAAAATGCCAATCTCAACGTAGCCATTGGTCTTGCTGTATTTCACCGCATTCATCACCAAGTTAGAGAGTACTTGCTCAATGCGATTTGGGTCGCCTTCCACTTTGATGGGCTTGTCGTATTCCTTCTTGTATTTCAGTTTGATATTCTTCTCAGCGGCTTTTTCTTCCACCATTTCGAATACTTCCTTACATACTTTAAGAATGTCGAACGACTGCTTGCGGACATCCATCACACCTGATTCCAACTTATTCAAGACGTCCATATCTTGAACAAGATTGATCATTCTTTCAACGCTCTTGTTGGCGCGGTTCAGGTATTTCATGTTGATTTTTGGATCGTCGATTGCGCCGTCCAACAGAGTTAGAATATACCCTTGAATATTGAAGATGGGCGTTTTCAACTCATGTGATACGTTTCCGATGAATTCTCTTCGGAATGATTCGCGTTCCTTCAATTCTCGAATTTCTGTGAATCGCTCTTCCGCCCATTCACTCACTTCGCGCTCCACTGTTTTTAGGTCGGATGATTGGGCGATTAAATCCTCTTCTTCGTCAGAGCCTAGCTTTAATTCGTGGATGTTCTTGTAAATCAACTTCACCTTGGCATAGATGAATTGAAGAATCACGAATCGAACGGCGAGGAAGCACACGCTGGTAACGCCGATAAACATGCCGAGCATCATGCCGTAACTCACGGGCAAGCTGAGCAAGAGCGAACCGAGCCAATATCCCAATGAGGATAGAATCCCCAGTAGGATGGCTACTACGGCGGCAAGAAGTTCAGGACGTTCTACTCGCATGGAAGATCAATCTTCGAATTTGTATCCTACTCCTTTAATGGTGCGGATCTTTTCATCTCCAATTTTCTCGCGGAGTTTGCGAATGTGAACGTCGATGGTACGTCCTCCTACAATCACATCGGTACCCCAAATCTTGTCCATAATTTCCTCGCGAGAGAAAACCTTACCCGGACGAGAAGCGAGTAGGGAAAGAAGTTCGAATTCCTTACGAGGAAGGTCAAGTCGCTCACCTTTCAAGCGAACTTGATACTTCTCTTGATCGATCACGAGATCGCCAAATTCCACTTTCGTTTCGGTTTCTTCTGTTCCGTTGTTGATGCGGCGCATAAGCGCTTTCATACGACTGATGAGAACCTTTGGCTTGATCGGCTTAGTGATGTAATCGTCTGCTCCAGCCTCAAAACCTGCAACCTGACTGTAGTCTTCTCCGCGGGCGGTAAGGAAAGCAATCAATGTGTTCTCGAGTTCAGGAATCTTGCGGATAACGTCACAGGTTTCAATGCCGTCCATTCCTGGCATCATTACATCTAATAAGATGAGGTGTGGACGATGTTTTTTGGCTTTTTCAACAGCTTCTTCACCGTTGTTAGCCGTCTTTACTTTGAATCCTTCTTTTTCAAGGTTGTAGCCTACGAACTCTAGGATATCCGGTTCGTCATCCACTAAAAGGATCTTCATTTCACTTGTCTCCATAGTGTCTATGGTATCGGTAATCATACGAGCAAAATGCTCTATTAGACGGGTCAAAAATACTCATAAATCGGCCCGCCCCCTCGGCTTAACAATTACATAACCAAAGGTTACAATAACTTCAAAAATACGCACAGTTCTTCACAATTAAGCTGTTTATCGCTACATAACCTTCAACCTGACTTAACAGGGGCTTAACCTTGCCGCTCAACCTTTGCACCGTTCGAAACACACAAACAATTCTAAGAAATGGACACTCTTAAAAAATTTAGCAAAATCGCCCTTGCAGCTGTTGTAGCTGTTGGTATGGCTTCTTGTACTGAAGAAAAAGGTGGTGATGGCGGATCAAAACCAACCTCTAACGTAATCGTTTCTGGTTTGATCAGCTCTAACACGACTTGGTCTTCTGATAACATCTACCAATTGGCTGGTCGCGTTGTAGTTGACGAGAATGTTACTCTAACTATCGAGCCAGGTACAATCATTAAAGGTCAAACTGAAACTGGATCACTTGCATCTGTATTGATCATCTCACGTGGTGGTAAGATTGATGCGGAAGGTACTGCAGCTAATCCAATCATCTTCACTTCTTTGGATGACAACATCGAAAAAGGTCAGAGAGTGGGTACAAACCTTTCTCGCACTCAAAACGAGCTTTGGGGTGGTTTGATCATCTTGGGTAAAGCTCCGATCTCTGCTGAGAACGGTGACACTGAAACTAACATCGAAGGTCTTCCAGCTAACGAACCTTACGGTCTTTACGGTGGTACAGACGTAAATGACAACTCAGGTACTCTTAAGTATGTATCTGTTCGTCACGGTGGTACTACTATCGGTGAAGGAAACGAAATCAACGGTATCACTTTCGGTGGTGTTGGTGCAGGTACTGTAGTTGATCAGGTTGAAGTTTACGCTACACTTGACGATGGTATCGAATGTTTCGGTGGTTCTGTAAACATCAACAATGCTCTTATCTACTTCCAAGGTGATGATGGTGTTGACTTGGATATGAACTACTCTGGTACTTTCACAAACTTCGCTGTAATTCATGGTGATGGAATCGGTACGGATGAAGGTTTGGAAATTGACGGTCCTGAGAACTCAACGTATACTAACGGTATGTTCTCTTTGGTAAACGGTACAGTTACAGCACTTGGTAACGACGGATCACCTGCTGACCTTAAGTCTAAAGCTCAAGGTACAATCACAAACGTGAAGTTCTCTTACCCTGACGGTGCTACTTTGAAAGTACGCGCTTCTTACCAAAACGATTGTGCAGATTCTAAGACTGACGCATTCACTCACTTGACTGACGCAACTCCAACTTTGGTAATTGCTGGTTCTGAGTTTGACGGTGGAGTATCTGTATACACAGGTTCTACTGATAACAACGACGTAGACTGTACAGTTCCTGCTGTTGACCAAACTGCTGCTGAAGCTGTAGTGGTTTCAACTACTGCAACAGGTGCTGATATGTCAGTATGGTCTTGGACTTGTGCTTCTGAAAGAGGTGAGCTTTAATCCAAAACGGATCTAGAAGAACTCAAAATAACCTATCGCGGTCCACAGAAACCGCGATAGGTCTTTTTATAAAATGTGCGGAATGAAGAAGACAATTTTCACTTCACTTTTTGTTCTTATCGGACTTGCTGCCTTTGCCCAAACGGGTCTATTACGCGGTACTATTATCGATAAGCAATATGGAGAGCCAGCTATCAACGCCTTGATTAAGGTTGAAGGTACAAGCATCCAAGGACTCACTGATTTTGACGGAAATTACTCCGTAACGGTTCCTGTTGGAACCTACACTGTTCGTGTTTCTTCTTTTGGTTATTCTGATTTCGTTGTAAGCGGAGTGACCATTACCGAAGGAAAAGTGACCATTCAAGATGGTGTTCTAGAACCCGCCAGCGAAGTCATCGGTGAAATCACCATTACGGCTCAAGCTTCTCGCAACAGCGAAGCGGGGATTATGATTCAAAGAAAGAACGCGTCTAACGTAATGGATGGTCTTTCTTCTCAATCATTCCGTCGCGTGGGTGACGGTAACTTGAGTGCTGCTATTGGTCGTGTAACCGGAGTTTCGGTTCAAGATGGCAAGTATGTTTACGTTCGTGGTCTAGGTGATCGCTACACGAAAACAACGCTAAATGGAATGACTATTCCAGGTCTTGACCCTGACAAGAACGCGGTTCAAATCGACATCTTCCCTACGAAAACACTCGAGAACGTAATGATCTACAAAACGTTCTCTTCTAATTTATACGGTGATTTTACCGGTGGTCTGGTAAACGTGGAAACCAAATCGTTCCCAGAGCACGCTACAACCCAACTTAGTGTTGGTGCTACGTATATCCCAACCATGCACTTCAACAATGACTTCATTCTTTACGATGGAGGTTCATTCGATTGGGCTGGTTTTGATGATGGTGGTCGATCTTTTCCTATGAGCAAGTTTGAGCGTGTTCCGGCTGCTCCGAACGCGACATCTACCGAACTAACACGTGGGTTTGGAAAGCAAATGGCCGCTCAATCAGCTACGGCGATTCCAAATATGAGCATCAGCTTCAATACTGGGGATCAGATCAATTCGGAAAGTGGTCGTACTTACGGCTATAACTTTGTTGTGAATTACCAGCTTCAGAATACTTTCTACGAGGATTATGAAAGCAATACATACCTGAAGCCGATCGGGAATACCGATACGGAGCTGTTCCGCGATGAGCGCCGTGTAGGTGCTTTGGGTCAGCGTACAGCACAATGGAGTGCTTTGGGGTCAGGTGCTATGAAGTGGAACACAAACTCTCTTGAGTTGCTTGTTCTTCACTCTCAAAGCGGTGAATCTTCTGCGGCTCGTCGTACGGCACAGAACTACAATCAAACAGGAGCAACACTTCTTGAGGACATTCTTACCTACAGTCAGCGTTCTCTCACCACCGCCATGGTTATTGGCAAGCACAAGGTGGGTGATTGGAACTTGGAGTGGAACAATGCATTCACAAAGTCGCGCGTGTACGATCCAGATTTCCGTACAACTTCCATTTCTATTACTGGAGGTGATACCAGCTTGAGCGTAGGTAACGGAGCGGGGATCAACCGCTTCTGGAGAGATTTGAACGAATGGAACGAAAGTGCTCGTCTTGATCTTTCCAAGAACTGGGGAGAAACAGGCAAGTTGAGCTTCGGTGGAGTAGTTGTGTTGAAGAGTCGTGATTTTGAGATCTTGAACACCAACTTCCGAAGAGGAAATACTTCGGACATTGACGTGAATCCGGATTGGTTCTTTGAGGACGAGAACATTTACTCTGCTTCTAACCCTGATGGTACATATGTACGTTACAACTACGAGGCATCGAACTCATTTACTTCGGGTCAGCAAGTGTACGCTGGTTACATCCAGAATGAGCACAATGTTCTTCTTCGCTTGAAGTTGATCTATGGATTACGTGTTGAGCAAGCAATGATGACCTACACTGGGGAAACACAGCCAGGTCCATCTTACGAAGTATACGATAAAGCAGAAACCTTGAATGAACTCAACTTCCTTCCAAGCTTTGCTGCTATCTACGACTTGAACGAAAGCATGAAATTGCGTGCTTCTTATGGTCGCACATTGGCCCGTCCATCCTTTAAGGAGAAATCAGCTGCACAGATCTTCGACCCAATTTCTAAGCGTACATTCATCGGTAACTTGGATTTGGAGCAAACAACAGTGAACAACTTCGACCTTCGTTACGAATGGTTCTTTGAAGGTGCAGACGTATTTGCAGTTTCAGGTTTCTACAAGAACTTCACCAACCACATTGAGATGGTGTCTTATCAAACAGCTCCAGACAACTTGAGTCCACGCAATGCTGGAAGTTCAACTGTATTTGGTGCAGAAATAGAATTGAGCAAGTCGCTTGCATCTCTTGGTGGTTTCTTTGAGAAATTGAAAGTTGGAGGTAACTTCTCATACGTTGAATCTCGCGTAGATCTTCACAGTGTAATTGTAGACGACAATGGTACTACTGAGTACGAATTGCGTCAGCAATACTTGAGAGATGGTGAAGAATTGAAGGACTACCGCTCAATGGCAGGTCAGGCTCCTTACACATTTAACTTCAACTTGAACTACGGCGATCCTGAAACGGGAACCAACGTGAGTGTTGCTTACAACGTTCAAGGTACTTTCCTTGCGATTGTAGGTTCAGGCCGCGTGCCAGATGTATACACAGTGCCATTCAACAGTTTGAATGTGAATGCCTACAAAGACTTTGGTTCTGAAAGACAGCACCGCATCACTTTGGGTGTTCAGAACGCATTGGACGGCGAGAGACATAATGTTTATCGCTCATTTGGTGCGCAAGACGAAACGTATTCGCGTTACAAGCCAGGGGTTGGTGTTACTGTGAAATATTCATACACCTTCTAATAGATACAGTAGAGGTCCATTTCTATTGATAATCAGCAATCGCCTCGGAGAAATCCGGGGCGATTTCTTTTTTTGCATGTTTAAGATTGAGGTAACAATGCCAACGTCCGTTCAGTATATAACTTTTGTACATTTGTGGGGCATCATAAAAACCAACTGATGAGGAAGTTAATTACTCTTTTCACGGTTTGCCTTGGCTTAACGGCTGTAGGACAAACCTCACACACCGTCAACGTGGGCGGTAGCGGAGCAAGTTTTGCTCCATCTTCACTTGTGATCAATGCAGGTGATACTGTCTATTGGGATTGTACAGGAGGAACGCATAATGTTGACGGAACATTGGCAACTTATCCTAACAATCCGGTAGGATTTGGAAATGGGGCTGCTGCTTCATCTCCTTGGAGTTACTGGTTCGTTTTCAATACGGCTGGTACGTATAGCTACGAATGTACTCCTCATGCAGGAGGTGGTATGACCGGAACAATTACTGTTAATTCAAACCCTCTAACTGGATTAGTTAGTCAGAGTTTTGAAGGTTCAGATTCTTGGACCTATTCGATTTCTCCAGCTACTTATAACACTAGTGGAGACGTTTGGGCAACAGTTTCTTCATTGAGCTCTATCTCTCCTTCTGCGGGATCTAGCTTCTGGGGTATTCAAGATTTGAACAACCCAAATGGTGGTGGAGCATTTGTTCACACGATGGATTTTGACGTTGTAGACATTTCAGGTATTTCAAACGTATATCTTGAATTTGATTACAGTACCATTGGGTTTGATGGGCCAGATTCAATTGGCTACGTAATTGAAACCAATAATGGAACCACTTGGGGGCCGCTATCACAACTTGATAAGAATACTGGAGGCTCTTGGTCTACTGTTTCTCACAAATTGCCTGCCGGTACTCAGTATGTTCGCCTTCGTATTCTTGCAGCTCAAGATGGAGGTGGCGACTACGCAGGAATTGACAACGTACAATTGGTACAAGGCCCTGCTTATCCACTTGAAGATATTTCAGCGCTTACTCCACTAGATGCGAACAACGTTCCAACTCGTGATGGTGATACGGTATACATTCAAGGTACTGTATTTACTATTGATTACGACGGAAACGCTGGTTACAGCTTCTACATCCATGACGGTACAGACGGAATTAACGTTTACCGTTCTTCAGACTATGGAACGTACACGAACCCAATGATGGGTGACCAAGTTGAAGTATTGGGTCGTGTTGATTTTTACAATGGTCTGACTGAAATTCTCGTTGACTCCATCTACCTTGTGAGTGGTGGAAACGCTATTCAAGCTCCGACCGTAGTTACAACTCTTGATGAGACTACTGAAAGTGAATTGATTCGTATGAACGGAATGACCTTGGTTAGCCCTTCTCAATGGGGTTCAGGTTCATTCAACGTTGATATCACAGACGGTACCAACACATTCACTATGCGTATTGATAGCGATTGTGACTTGAGCGGAACTCCTGCTCCAGTGGGTACATTCGATGTAATTGGTGTTGGTAGTCAATATGACAACAGCTCGCCGTATACTTCAGGATACCAAGTATTCCCTCGTATTATTGAAGATATCGCTTATGTAACAGCTACATTGGACACTTTGTCTGCAGTAGATGCAAATGGAGTGGCTGTTCACGATGGTGATTCTGCACTTATTTCTGGTGTTGTGTTCACTGTTGATTACGACGGCAACGCGGGTTACTCTTTCTACATTAAAGACGCAACAAGCGGAATCAATATTTACCGTTCTTCAGATGTTTCTGGTTATCAAGTTGCTTTGGGTGACTCTATCCGAGTTTGGGGTGTAGTTGATCAATACAATGGCTTAACTGAATTTGTCCCAGATAGCATTCAATTGATGAAAACGGGTGTTGACTTTGGTGCACCAATGACGGTTACTTCTCTTGGTGAAACAGAAGAAAGTGAATTCATCCGCATCAACAACCTTACTCTTGTAACGCCTTCTCAGTGGGTTACTTCGGGTTCATCTTTCAACGTAGATGTAACAGACGGTACCAATACATACACAATGCGTATTGATAGCGATGTGAATATCGCAGGTACTGCTGCTCCAGTTGGATCATTTGACGTTATTGGTGTAGGTAGCCAGTTTGATAACAGCTCACCATACACTTCAGGATACCAAATCTTACCGCGCTTCACGCAAGACATCATCGCTTCTGGTGCTGTTCGTGCTATTGAGCCAATTGCTAGTGTTGATGTTTCTGATGCAACAGGATTCCCGACTCGTGACGGAGATACCGTTGCTATCCGTGGGGTTGTTTACTCTATCGATTTTGACGGTAACGCAGGTTACAGCTTCTACATGCAAGATGCAACAGGCGGTATAAACGTCTACAGAAGTTCCGATCTTCCTAACTACACTTCTCCAATGAAAGGTGATAGCCTTGAGATTGTAGGTACGGTTGATTTCTTCAATGGTTTGATTGAAGTTGCTCCAGACACAATCATCGTATTGGGAACAGGTGCAGCAGTGGCAGCTCCAACAGTTCACACAAACCTTGGAGAGTACAACGAAGGTGACTTTGTTCGCGTAAATGGATTGACTTTGGTTACACCTTCACAATGGGCGTCCTCAGGTTCATTCAACGTGGATGTAACGGACGGTACAAATACTTTCCAACTTCGTGTTGACAGTGATGCAAACTTTGGTTCATTCCCTGCGCCAACCGGTATGTTCGACGCAATTGGTGCTGTTGGTCAGTACGACAATAGCTCCCCATACCTTTCAGGTTACCAGTTGTTTCCACGTGATACAAACGACATCATTCCAGCGGTTGCAACTACACCAACAGTAAACTTTGTAAGCAACAGTGTTTCTGCCCTTGAAAGTGCAGGTACAATTGATGTGAAACTTTACATTGCTCCAACAGCATCTACTTCAGAAACAGTTGACCTTGTGTTCACAATCGGGCCAGGCGTAACACTTCCAGGTGATGGAATGATTACTCCAACTCCAAACTTGACTACAGGTGCATTGACGATGACTGTTCCTGCTAACGGTGATACCATTTCATTCGCAGTATCTATTGTTGATGATGCATTGACAGAGAACGATGAGTGGTTTGACGTTGTAATTTCAGGCGCATCTAGTGGCTTGACGGTTGGTGCTATCGACAGCATGCGATTTACTGTAATCGACAACGATGTTGTGATTCCTACTTACACTATTGATCAGATTGATGGTCGTGATGCAAACTGTGCGATCGACTCATCTTTGCTTTATGTGAAACTGAATGCAGTTGTAATGGGTGTTGACCTTCAAGGTGCAACGTCAAGCAACAGTGCATTTACCATTTGGGACGGTGAAGGTTTCGGTGTATTTGCTGGAGGTTTGAACTTCACAGTTACAGAAGGTGATTCAATTCGTGTGATTGGTGAACTAGACGAGTACAATGGTTTGGCTCAGATTTATGCCGACTCAATCGTTGTGATCAAGTCAGGTTCAACTCTTCCTACTCCAATGGTGATTACTTCACTTGACGAGACAACAGAATCTGAATTGGTTCGCTTCAACAATGCAACCTTAGTTGACCCAACCCAATGGGGTAGCGGTTCATCTGGTTTCAACGTTGATATCACCAACGGTACAGATACTATCACCATGCGTGTAGATGCTGACGTAGCTGACGTTTATGCTATGCCTGCTCCAATCGGTACGTTTGATGTGATTGGTATTGGTGGTCAGTTTGACAACAGCGCTCCACGTTGTGAAGGTTACCAGTTGTTGCCACGTTACATGGCAGACATCATCCTTCCAGAGCCACCAACTTACGATCTTCACATTTCTGAAGTGATGGCGAACAGTAATGACGCTAATGGTTTGAATCAAGATTGGTTTGAAATCACGAACTACTCTACTACAGAGACGTACAACCTTGCGAACTTCTCATTTGATGATAACAGCGAGATTGATGGTTTGAATGTATTCCCAAGTGTGACTATCGCACCAGGTGAGGCAATCGTAGTTTGGGAAGGTAATGCTGCAGATGAGGCTAGCTTCATCGCCAACTGGAACATCGTAAACGGTGCTCCACAAATCATCTCTGTAGATGAATTGACCAACGGTTCATTCCCAGGCTTGAGCTCATCTAGTGATGCGGTTGTATTGTACGATAGTAGCTCGAATGTAATCGAGATTTGTAAAGTAGAATACACCAGTACCATTGCAGGTTTCGCACTTGAGTTTGACACTGCTTGTGCCTTCTCTGCCTTCGCAGTGGACGGAGTGAACGGTGCCCATACAGCAAACGGTGGTGATATCGGTTCTCCGGGTAATGTTGCTCCAGGCATCGGCTTGAGTGAGGCTAACTTGGCAAACGTTCGTGTATTCCCTAACCCAACTGCAGGTTTGGTAAACATTGAGTTGCCGTTCGAAGGAGCGAAAGACATCCGTGTGATGGATATCCGCGGTGCTGTCCTTTCAGTTGAGTCTACTCGCGAGTCTAGACTTCAGCTTGACCTTACACAGTTTGATGCAGGTGTTTACATGCTTCAGATTTCTACAGGAGACGCTCACCGCGTAGTTCGCGTGATTCTTCAATAAGTAGACATACTTTATATAGAAAGCCGTTCCTCGAAAGGGGAGCGGCTTTTTTTTTGCTGTTAACTGTTAGCCGGTGTATTGCAACTGTTGGCTAGTGGCAGCGAGTATCTATGTGTAGTTACGCTTCAGAACGGTTTCTACTTAGGTGCTTAGCGGCTGTTGATGCTCTTTGCGGCCAACTCGTGGACTTTCGCAATTGGCATGAAGTGAAGGGTTACGTGGTTTTTCTCAATTGATTTTCGGATGCAAGACTGATACGGAGTTGTGATATCGCTCCTTGTGTTTATGAATTGGGGTTGTGCAGATATTTGTCCTGACTGGGAATATTTATTTCACATAAAGTTGAATATTATTCATAAAACTATAGGAAATAACACTGTATTTACATGTTGTCTATGGGATTAATCCTACAGAAAACGTATAACTATTTGCGTTTTAAATGGATGAGATTTATTGTCGTAAAACAGGAATATTATAGGTTAAAGAAAAATGGATGTATAGCTTTATTTAAATTTTTAAAATCTCTCTTATGAAAAAATTATCAAGATTATTAACAGCGTTAGCCTTAGTATTGGGGATGCAGGGCTATTCTGCTATTACGGACACTTACGGAGATAACTTTGCCGTAGTAAGAACTACTACTTCTACTACAGGTAGCATAAGTTCTCTAACGAGGTATCAACTCTCAGGTCTTGCATCTGGTTGGTATACCGTAAAGGCTGTTGAGTCTGGGCCGTACATGAGTAATGCTAGAATTACTGATAGCCAGTATATCTATGGTCAAGATGGACAAATGTTTATTTCGGGAAACAAGTCCATTGGTATCCGATTTGACTACGATCTTCCATCTTGGAATTGCATTAATTCTACGATCACGATTGAAATTCGCAATTATTTGGGAACTCTGGTTGTGTCAAAGAATATCAATGTTGT includes:
- a CDS encoding sensor histidine kinase, which codes for MRVERPELLAAVVAILLGILSSLGYWLGSLLLSLPVSYGMMLGMFIGVTSVCFLAVRFVILQFIYAKVKLIYKNIHELKLGSDEEEDLIAQSSDLKTVEREVSEWAEERFTEIRELKERESFRREFIGNVSHELKTPIFNIQGYILTLLDGAIDDPKINMKYLNRANKSVERMINLVQDMDVLNKLESGVMDVRKQSFDILKVCKEVFEMVEEKAAEKNIKLKYKKEYDKPIKVEGDPNRIEQVLSNLVMNAVKYSKTNGYVEIGIFDMADKYLIEVSDDGLGIPENDVPRIFERFYRVDKSRSRDIAGSGLGLAIVKHIIDAHKQTINVRSTEGVGSTFSFTLKKAK
- a CDS encoding response regulator transcription factor yields the protein METSEMKILLVDDEPDILEFVGYNLEKEGFKVKTANNGEEAVEKAKKHRPHLILLDVMMPGMDGIETCDVIRKIPELENTLIAFLTARGEDYSQVAGFEAGADDYITKPIKPKVLISRMKALMRRINNGTEETETKVEFGDLVIDQEKYQVRLKGERLDLPRKEFELLSLLASRPGKVFSREEIMDKIWGTDVIVGGRTIDVHIRKLREKIGDEKIRTIKGVGYKFED
- a CDS encoding TonB-dependent receptor, coding for MKKTIFTSLFVLIGLAAFAQTGLLRGTIIDKQYGEPAINALIKVEGTSIQGLTDFDGNYSVTVPVGTYTVRVSSFGYSDFVVSGVTITEGKVTIQDGVLEPASEVIGEITITAQASRNSEAGIMIQRKNASNVMDGLSSQSFRRVGDGNLSAAIGRVTGVSVQDGKYVYVRGLGDRYTKTTLNGMTIPGLDPDKNAVQIDIFPTKTLENVMIYKTFSSNLYGDFTGGLVNVETKSFPEHATTQLSVGATYIPTMHFNNDFILYDGGSFDWAGFDDGGRSFPMSKFERVPAAPNATSTELTRGFGKQMAAQSATAIPNMSISFNTGDQINSESGRTYGYNFVVNYQLQNTFYEDYESNTYLKPIGNTDTELFRDERRVGALGQRTAQWSALGSGAMKWNTNSLELLVLHSQSGESSAARRTAQNYNQTGATLLEDILTYSQRSLTTAMVIGKHKVGDWNLEWNNAFTKSRVYDPDFRTTSISITGGDTSLSVGNGAGINRFWRDLNEWNESARLDLSKNWGETGKLSFGGVVVLKSRDFEILNTNFRRGNTSDIDVNPDWFFEDENIYSASNPDGTYVRYNYEASNSFTSGQQVYAGYIQNEHNVLLRLKLIYGLRVEQAMMTYTGETQPGPSYEVYDKAETLNELNFLPSFAAIYDLNESMKLRASYGRTLARPSFKEKSAAQIFDPISKRTFIGNLDLEQTTVNNFDLRYEWFFEGADVFAVSGFYKNFTNHIEMVSYQTAPDNLSPRNAGSSTVFGAEIELSKSLASLGGFFEKLKVGGNFSYVESRVDLHSVIVDDNGTTEYELRQQYLRDGEELKDYRSMAGQAPYTFNFNLNYGDPETGTNVSVAYNVQGTFLAIVGSGRVPDVYTVPFNSLNVNAYKDFGSERQHRITLGVQNALDGERHNVYRSFGAQDETYSRYKPGVGVTVKYSYTF
- a CDS encoding DUF5689 domain-containing protein, whose translation is MRKLITLFTVCLGLTAVGQTSHTVNVGGSGASFAPSSLVINAGDTVYWDCTGGTHNVDGTLATYPNNPVGFGNGAAASSPWSYWFVFNTAGTYSYECTPHAGGGMTGTITVNSNPLTGLVSQSFEGSDSWTYSISPATYNTSGDVWATVSSLSSISPSAGSSFWGIQDLNNPNGGGAFVHTMDFDVVDISGISNVYLEFDYSTIGFDGPDSIGYVIETNNGTTWGPLSQLDKNTGGSWSTVSHKLPAGTQYVRLRILAAQDGGGDYAGIDNVQLVQGPAYPLEDISALTPLDANNVPTRDGDTVYIQGTVFTIDYDGNAGYSFYIHDGTDGINVYRSSDYGTYTNPMMGDQVEVLGRVDFYNGLTEILVDSIYLVSGGNAIQAPTVVTTLDETTESELIRMNGMTLVSPSQWGSGSFNVDITDGTNTFTMRIDSDCDLSGTPAPVGTFDVIGVGSQYDNSSPYTSGYQVFPRIIEDIAYVTATLDTLSAVDANGVAVHDGDSALISGVVFTVDYDGNAGYSFYIKDATSGINIYRSSDVSGYQVALGDSIRVWGVVDQYNGLTEFVPDSIQLMKTGVDFGAPMTVTSLGETEESEFIRINNLTLVTPSQWVTSGSSFNVDVTDGTNTYTMRIDSDVNIAGTAAPVGSFDVIGVGSQFDNSSPYTSGYQILPRFTQDIIASGAVRAIEPIASVDVSDATGFPTRDGDTVAIRGVVYSIDFDGNAGYSFYMQDATGGINVYRSSDLPNYTSPMKGDSLEIVGTVDFFNGLIEVAPDTIIVLGTGAAVAAPTVHTNLGEYNEGDFVRVNGLTLVTPSQWASSGSFNVDVTDGTNTFQLRVDSDANFGSFPAPTGMFDAIGAVGQYDNSSPYLSGYQLFPRDTNDIIPAVATTPTVNFVSNSVSALESAGTIDVKLYIAPTASTSETVDLVFTIGPGVTLPGDGMITPTPNLTTGALTMTVPANGDTISFAVSIVDDALTENDEWFDVVISGASSGLTVGAIDSMRFTVIDNDVVIPTYTIDQIDGRDANCAIDSSLLYVKLNAVVMGVDLQGATSSNSAFTIWDGEGFGVFAGGLNFTVTEGDSIRVIGELDEYNGLAQIYADSIVVIKSGSTLPTPMVITSLDETTESELVRFNNATLVDPTQWGSGSSGFNVDITNGTDTITMRVDADVADVYAMPAPIGTFDVIGIGGQFDNSAPRCEGYQLLPRYMADIILPEPPTYDLHISEVMANSNDANGLNQDWFEITNYSTTETYNLANFSFDDNSEIDGLNVFPSVTIAPGEAIVVWEGNAADEASFIANWNIVNGAPQIISVDELTNGSFPGLSSSSDAVVLYDSSSNVIEICKVEYTSTIAGFALEFDTACAFSAFAVDGVNGAHTANGGDIGSPGNVAPGIGLSEANLANVRVFPNPTAGLVNIELPFEGAKDIRVMDIRGAVLSVESTRESRLQLDLTQFDAGVYMLQISTGDAHRVVRVILQ